One Maribacter cobaltidurans genomic window carries:
- a CDS encoding type IV secretory system conjugative DNA transfer family protein codes for MNDKNLAFSAMLLSVAVFTLIGFMAYYPILQYQQWDSKLSEIGYHFLLRFEALQRPLHSRGLLLMCILGAVMLYNPRKREGKSFLTGLLYFGLGVLLLLLTGYLAPANLGLFWCSAVLYILGFIFAVSGAVHLFQVMDYGNEAEDDPFNDKNETFRQTEKLVDTPYSVNIPYEYRHKGKLRKGWINFVNLFRALLIIGTPGSGKSFALIEEIIEQFIEKGFTLLIYDFKFDTLSKIAYNYWMRKKERLMAAKSDELIELPEFYTLSFDDIEKSHRCNPIDPYLMRNQTDAADAATIIMKNLNKDWIKRSDFFSKSAISFVSGLIWYLKKKSEETGKNICTLPHVITLSTVNIEYLLTIMMREVEVRSLMIPFKDAMERQAGQQLAGQTASAQISLSMLANKEIYYIMTGNDFRLDINNPKKPKIVCIQNNPDRSEIYAAPIGLYINKILQVVNKPGGRPLGLILDELPTVFIMGLRKIIDTGRSHYVATVLGIQSITQLIADYGRELAEVIFDNCSNVFSGAAKGETARRISDIFGRIHQEKKSKAVSNNDTTVNFSTILSELLPKSKITSMSTGHFGGIVADTFEHPIEQKLCFGLLRPNMASKKIQGKYEIPNHADFRSKNHSEFVKDRLKLMQTLDFHATIQKIDCNQLDYLGFYKYYIDAFAEKHYPNSIKRVQFIKLARELKLYDHLQALDGHINKKEGTEDTLKLFLATLVDRMFVNKEIERILDANFLKVIQDIDDLVTEEYEICTGKKPEFTVFDKAKTGDQIGESLEKEEEIAQNFMKHYKKRPSRELADAFRKAHEIPTFERVSAVKETEVVDNPNIGDLGDLYSSYPAEMVDEQTQ; via the coding sequence ATGAACGACAAGAATCTCGCATTTTCGGCTATGTTATTATCCGTGGCTGTCTTTACCCTTATCGGGTTTATGGCCTATTATCCTATTTTGCAATACCAGCAATGGGATTCCAAACTCTCTGAAATCGGCTACCATTTTTTATTGCGTTTTGAGGCCTTACAACGACCCTTGCACAGCCGTGGGCTGTTGTTGATGTGCATCTTGGGCGCGGTCATGCTCTACAATCCCAGAAAAAGGGAAGGGAAGTCATTTCTTACAGGCCTCCTATATTTCGGCCTAGGTGTTCTGTTGCTATTGCTAACGGGCTATTTGGCACCGGCCAACTTGGGGCTGTTCTGGTGTTCCGCAGTTTTGTACATACTCGGGTTCATTTTCGCGGTCTCAGGCGCAGTACACCTTTTTCAGGTAATGGATTATGGTAACGAGGCCGAGGACGACCCGTTCAACGACAAGAACGAGACCTTTCGGCAGACCGAAAAACTTGTGGACACCCCATACTCCGTCAACATACCCTATGAATACCGTCATAAAGGAAAACTACGGAAGGGTTGGATCAATTTCGTAAACCTCTTTCGCGCGCTCTTGATTATCGGTACACCTGGTAGTGGCAAGTCCTTTGCCTTGATCGAGGAAATCATCGAGCAGTTTATAGAAAAGGGATTTACGCTGCTGATCTATGATTTTAAGTTCGATACCCTGAGCAAAATCGCCTATAACTATTGGATGCGAAAAAAGGAAAGACTAATGGCCGCAAAGTCAGACGAACTTATCGAACTGCCCGAATTCTATACCCTGAGCTTTGACGATATCGAAAAATCGCATCGCTGCAACCCCATCGACCCCTACTTGATGCGCAACCAGACCGATGCCGCAGACGCCGCGACCATCATCATGAAGAATCTGAACAAGGACTGGATCAAGCGCAGCGATTTCTTCTCTAAAAGTGCCATTAGTTTTGTTTCTGGGCTGATATGGTACTTGAAGAAAAAATCGGAGGAAACGGGCAAGAACATCTGCACCCTACCCCACGTGATTACCCTTTCCACGGTCAATATTGAATATTTATTGACCATTATGATGCGTGAGGTAGAGGTACGCAGCCTGATGATTCCCTTTAAGGATGCCATGGAACGACAGGCGGGCCAGCAATTGGCGGGACAGACCGCAAGTGCACAGATATCCCTATCGATGTTGGCCAACAAGGAAATCTACTATATCATGACCGGCAACGATTTTAGGTTGGACATCAATAACCCAAAGAAACCCAAGATCGTCTGTATCCAGAACAATCCTGATCGCTCGGAAATCTACGCTGCACCAATAGGTCTTTATATCAACAAAATATTACAGGTGGTCAACAAACCTGGCGGAAGGCCTTTGGGATTGATTTTGGACGAACTGCCCACCGTATTCATTATGGGATTACGAAAAATTATCGATACCGGAAGGTCGCATTATGTGGCCACCGTGCTTGGTATTCAGAGTATAACCCAATTGATTGCGGACTACGGCAGGGAACTGGCCGAGGTCATTTTCGATAACTGCTCCAATGTGTTCAGCGGTGCTGCCAAAGGGGAAACGGCTCGGCGTATCAGCGATATTTTCGGGCGTATCCATCAGGAAAAAAAGAGCAAGGCCGTTTCCAATAACGATACCACGGTCAATTTCAGCACGATACTTTCCGAATTACTGCCGAAAAGTAAGATCACAAGCATGTCCACAGGGCATTTCGGGGGCATCGTGGCGGATACCTTTGAACATCCAATCGAACAGAAATTATGTTTTGGGCTGCTCAGGCCCAACATGGCTTCAAAGAAGATTCAGGGAAAATATGAAATCCCGAACCATGCCGATTTTAGGAGCAAGAACCATAGCGAATTTGTCAAGGATCGTTTGAAATTAATGCAGACTCTTGATTTTCATGCAACCATCCAAAAAATTGATTGTAATCAATTGGACTATCTCGGTTTCTACAAGTACTATATCGACGCATTTGCCGAAAAGCACTATCCGAACAGCATAAAACGGGTGCAGTTCATCAAATTGGCACGCGAACTCAAATTGTACGACCATTTGCAGGCATTGGACGGGCATATTAATAAAAAGGAGGGAACCGAGGACACCTTGAAACTCTTCCTTGCAACATTGGTGGACAGGATGTTCGTCAATAAGGAAATCGAACGGATACTTGATGCCAATTTCCTAAAAGTCATTCAGGATATTGACGATCTGGTAACCGAGGAATATGAAATTTGCACGGGGAAAAAACCGGAATTTACTGTATTCGACAAAGCAAAAACGGGCGACCAGATCGGCGAATCCTTGGAAAAGGAAGAGGAGATCGCTCAAAATTTTATGAAACATTATAAAAAACGTCCCAGTAGGGAGTTGGCGGATGCGTTCAGGAAAGCACATGAAATCCCTACATTTGAAAGGGTCTCGGCGGTTAAAGAAACAGAAGTAGTCGATAACCCCAATATTGGGGATTTAGGCGATCTATATTCAAGTTATCCCGCGGAAATGGTAGATGAACAAACACAATAA
- a CDS encoding toprim domain-containing protein — protein MKSPNYRDDPEHYKRSIAKINEEVNFPMYLHQNGYQLITKSAGSMEFQNDEDRIVLQTKRNPVTYFNRNDSFDKGLFFKYLMQRSENFYKAVQAGLEIAARAYGLEHNALRANKPNTFVKSLEENYNIVPLRNSQYLRVQRSISRKTLNTEAFKGRIFNAYHIRDNGGKIANIAFPKYDLEGNAKNYILYNRPYRSKKDNEIKKFRLVLNQKDHFLFHSKPIDRPARILFGESGIDLLSYHELYGKPDNFYVSFGGNVYQEKLQFFVQLIEPILQTKKTELISITDNDLKGHEFDLKIFTAVINRYNPNIYIETAFRSGKVSMGIHYTEKVRGQLSHHTTILNKKLTSDIEKDYLVFDLVRCVGFSDKILLEFSLNEVVNTPHIEQKQNVFKTLLNMVNALYLPFQTDLHKSQGKDWNDDLCASKSITYLKMDAVVPNVIAVGDKIELHTTKGPEGGTNQGLVKSIKKNSVVCDFGLNYTYAIPYSAIHSHFKKSAAQVIEQGSEKSKMNSKNNTLQNNLS, from the coding sequence ATGAAAAGTCCGAACTATAGGGATGATCCCGAACATTATAAACGGTCGATCGCCAAGATTAATGAAGAGGTCAATTTTCCCATGTACCTGCACCAAAACGGTTATCAACTCATAACCAAAAGTGCCGGTTCCATGGAGTTTCAAAACGACGAAGACCGGATCGTACTGCAAACCAAAAGAAATCCCGTTACCTATTTCAACCGGAACGATTCCTTTGACAAAGGATTGTTCTTTAAATACCTGATGCAACGCAGCGAAAATTTTTATAAAGCCGTGCAGGCGGGGCTGGAAATCGCCGCTAGAGCCTATGGCCTGGAACATAACGCTTTGCGGGCCAATAAACCGAACACCTTTGTGAAATCCTTGGAAGAAAACTACAATATCGTGCCCTTGCGGAATTCCCAATATTTGAGGGTACAGCGAAGTATTTCCAGAAAAACGCTAAACACCGAAGCATTCAAAGGGCGAATTTTTAACGCCTATCACATTCGGGACAATGGCGGAAAAATCGCCAATATTGCCTTTCCGAAATACGATTTGGAAGGAAACGCAAAAAACTACATCCTCTACAACAGACCCTACCGAAGTAAAAAGGACAATGAAATCAAAAAGTTTCGATTGGTACTGAACCAGAAAGACCATTTTTTGTTTCATTCCAAGCCTATTGACCGACCTGCTCGCATACTATTCGGGGAAAGTGGTATCGACCTGCTGTCCTATCACGAGCTTTACGGAAAACCTGATAATTTTTACGTGTCCTTTGGGGGAAATGTGTACCAAGAAAAATTGCAGTTCTTCGTTCAACTGATCGAACCAATACTGCAAACCAAGAAAACAGAACTGATATCCATCACGGACAACGACCTCAAAGGCCATGAGTTCGACCTAAAGATCTTTACTGCGGTCATCAATCGGTACAATCCGAACATCTATATAGAAACCGCATTTCGGTCGGGCAAAGTGAGTATGGGCATTCATTATACCGAAAAAGTCAGGGGGCAATTGTCCCATCATACGACTATTCTAAACAAAAAATTGACTTCCGATATAGAAAAGGACTATTTGGTTTTTGACCTTGTACGCTGTGTCGGGTTCTCGGACAAAATCCTTTTGGAGTTCTCCCTGAACGAAGTAGTCAACACTCCACATATCGAACAAAAGCAAAACGTGTTCAAAACCCTGCTGAATATGGTTAATGCTCTGTATCTGCCTTTTCAGACCGACCTCCACAAATCGCAGGGAAAAGACTGGAACGATGACCTTTGCGCTTCCAAAAGCATAACATACCTAAAAATGGACGCAGTTGTTCCAAATGTTATCGCAGTTGGGGATAAAATCGAATTGCATACGACCAAAGGCCCTGAAGGTGGCACTAACCAAGGTTTAGTAAAATCCATAAAGAAAAATAGTGTGGTATGCGACTTTGGCTTGAACTATACCTATGCCATTCCATATTCTGCCATACACTCCCATTTTAAGAAAAGTGCTGCCCAGGTTATCGAACAAGGCAGCGAAAAATCAAAAATGAATTCAAAAAACAATACCTTACAAAACAATTTGTCATGA
- a CDS encoding ORF6N domain-containing protein yields MTQILPENIAETIQYFRGHKVILDFHLAKLYEVENRSLKQQVKRNLDRFPKDFMFELEPSEIDDLVSRNVIQNKRVLGGAAPMAFTEQGVAMISSVLRSQKALDVNIAIMRTFVQLRRLLESNKELEKQILSMERKYDQQFKVVFDAIKDLIVQERKPRKSIGYKATNV; encoded by the coding sequence ATGACACAGATATTACCTGAAAACATCGCCGAAACCATACAATATTTTAGAGGCCATAAAGTTATTCTGGATTTTCATCTTGCAAAACTTTACGAGGTGGAAAATAGGTCTCTGAAGCAACAGGTCAAACGAAATCTTGACCGATTTCCGAAAGATTTCATGTTCGAACTTGAGCCAAGCGAGATCGATGATTTGGTATCACGTAATGTGATACAAAATAAAAGGGTTTTAGGCGGAGCTGCTCCGATGGCCTTTACGGAACAAGGGGTCGCCATGATTTCAAGTGTGCTGCGAAGCCAAAAGGCATTGGATGTCAATATCGCAATTATGAGAACCTTTGTCCAATTAAGAAGATTACTCGAATCGAACAAGGAGTTGGAAAAACAAATATTGTCCATGGAAAGGAAATACGACCAACAATTCAAGGTGGTCTTCGATGCGATTAAAGACCTTATCGTGCAGGAGAGAAAACCCAGAAAGAGCATTGGTTATAAAGCGACCAATGTGTAA
- a CDS encoding relaxase/mobilization nuclease domain-containing protein: MIAKILFRETVHGVLNYVFGKEGSIILGYPNTCSEFGLSPEFFANVLHFQGQRHATENRYVHITINLPHGERLDDATFYQLGKDYMAEMGLGNQPFCVVLHEDTKHQHIHLVSTVVTESASLISMFNSYRRSMATQAYLEKRYGLSPSPQTRQKQHRELPIYRFPEFQFKPDDSNGTRFYIQDVMNGLLQKHKVRSFAELKQLARPYHIIVNTMTHESGRVGVAYGIDNQKKYKTQFINGSTVHPKLSGPKLVAIFEKNSKSKLLAMHKKRLEKQWMTTLKLFKSIRQEDLPDVLKSYQNIDCELSYGKNRQLNELIIYDKSGYVFLASEISSQMDFIHHPQLEDDVNGTTCLDENGKQFLLETRKLIKNAFYEAYLQANKSNRSLSEFVITKNLRDLLPHIAGSERYSFLNHYMSQDKNKNLLKVLKTEFEGTRRELHKTESRKEMKTLEDRVSLFKNVLEANVFDATKSLSFNLLQGLGLKYVGDKVFFSNSKAHSVELLIEDYKMPEVGSSYISTGSINQNVKVLETLTETGSSKPSDLNATSFFLPLLLPELYESMNPEYQKQFEALSLRAYLRMAEQFNLPLEKSPVDYIRLFNAKGFYFEKKVGKIYLRSLYSKNETNIPLSTKTQAYLKSSTDLDAVLTAQMESVNISNENGQMNLKNLWVSYLIERGVYGRAAYMMVYEGVRPNLHREALEYHKKNGLREKIHAESQQKINTQQATILRKSVYSFSSLLSGKYKEEVFNGFRDELTDYTNKKGLFR, translated from the coding sequence GATGCCACTTTTTACCAACTGGGAAAGGATTATATGGCAGAGATGGGCTTGGGAAACCAACCCTTTTGTGTAGTTCTTCATGAGGATACAAAACATCAACATATACACCTTGTTTCAACGGTAGTTACCGAATCTGCCTCCCTGATCTCTATGTTCAATAGTTACCGGAGAAGTATGGCAACGCAAGCGTACCTTGAAAAACGCTATGGTCTTTCGCCATCGCCCCAAACCCGACAAAAACAGCACAGGGAACTTCCGATATACCGATTTCCGGAATTCCAGTTCAAGCCCGATGATTCAAATGGCACAAGGTTCTATATACAGGATGTAATGAACGGCCTCCTTCAAAAGCACAAGGTGCGCAGTTTTGCCGAACTAAAACAGTTGGCCAGACCCTACCACATCATCGTAAATACCATGACCCATGAGAGTGGAAGGGTAGGGGTAGCCTACGGAATCGATAACCAAAAAAAATATAAGACGCAATTTATAAACGGGTCGACCGTGCATCCGAAATTGAGCGGGCCGAAACTTGTGGCTATTTTTGAAAAGAATTCCAAATCGAAATTATTGGCGATGCACAAAAAGCGCTTGGAAAAGCAATGGATGACCACCTTAAAACTTTTTAAAAGCATTCGTCAGGAAGATCTACCGGATGTCCTGAAGTCATATCAAAACATAGACTGCGAATTATCGTACGGAAAGAATAGGCAATTGAACGAGCTAATCATTTATGACAAATCAGGTTATGTCTTCTTAGCCTCCGAGATTAGCTCCCAAATGGATTTTATCCATCACCCACAATTAGAGGACGATGTGAACGGTACAACCTGTTTGGACGAAAACGGGAAGCAATTTTTACTTGAAACCCGAAAGCTCATAAAAAATGCTTTTTACGAGGCCTATTTACAAGCCAACAAAAGTAATAGGTCGTTATCCGAGTTTGTAATAACTAAAAATCTGAGGGATTTGTTGCCTCATATCGCAGGCTCTGAACGCTATTCTTTCCTAAACCATTATATGAGCCAGGATAAGAATAAAAACCTATTGAAAGTTCTGAAAACCGAATTTGAGGGTACACGTAGGGAACTCCACAAAACCGAATCAAGAAAGGAAATGAAAACCTTGGAAGACAGAGTTTCACTATTCAAAAACGTGTTGGAAGCCAATGTGTTCGATGCTACCAAAAGCCTCTCATTTAATCTACTTCAGGGTTTGGGTCTCAAATATGTCGGGGATAAAGTTTTCTTTAGTAATTCCAAAGCCCATTCCGTTGAATTACTTATTGAGGATTACAAAATGCCAGAAGTCGGCTCATCCTATATATCCACGGGTAGTATCAACCAAAACGTGAAAGTTCTTGAAACGCTCACAGAAACCGGATCAAGTAAGCCATCGGATTTGAACGCGACTTCTTTCTTCCTTCCTTTATTGCTGCCCGAACTTTATGAATCGATGAACCCGGAATACCAAAAACAGTTTGAAGCACTCAGTTTAAGGGCATATCTCAGAATGGCCGAACAATTCAACTTACCTCTTGAAAAATCGCCCGTCGATTATATTAGGTTGTTCAATGCCAAAGGGTTTTATTTTGAGAAAAAAGTAGGGAAAATTTACCTACGCTCACTTTATTCAAAAAATGAAACCAATATACCGCTTTCTACGAAAACCCAGGCATATCTAAAATCCAGCACGGATTTGGATGCTGTCTTGACTGCTCAAATGGAGTCCGTCAACATATCAAACGAAAACGGTCAAATGAATCTTAAAAATTTATGGGTTTCGTATCTTATCGAAAGAGGCGTTTACGGCAGGGCAGCCTACATGATGGTCTATGAGGGTGTACGACCGAATTTACATCGTGAAGCACTGGAATATCATAAGAAGAACGGGTTGCGGGAAAAAATACACGCTGAGTCCCAACAAAAAATCAATACCCAACAGGCGACTATTTTACGCAAAAGTGTTTATTCGTTCAGTTCGCTTTTAAGCGGAAAATACAAGGAAGAGGTGTTTAACGGCTTTAGGGACGAGCTTACGGATTATACAAATAAAAAAGGTCTTTTTAGATAA